From one Pseudactinotalea sp. HY158 genomic stretch:
- a CDS encoding adenosine deaminase has product MDVVSQRDLALLPKAHLHLHFTGSMRPATLVELAEEQGRRLPPSLRSAATIPDSLRLPATQRGWFRFQHLYDAARAVVDSEAVMRRIVREAAQDDAAEGSRRLELQVDPTSYAKFVGGITPALEIILDEARSASADTGVEVAIIVAASRIRHPLEARTLARLAARHAGRVIGFGLSNDERRGDTGAFGPAFEIAQRAGLALVPHGGELLGPAHVREVVDALHPDRIGHGVRSVEDPALLARLVEAGVSLELCPGSNVSLGVYGQAESVPLTRLMAAGAQIALGADDPLLFGSRLVDQYRIAREVHGVDDTGLARLAAGSIRASRAEETTKARLLAGVDAWLADLPGAGPGLSRG; this is encoded by the coding sequence ATGGACGTCGTCAGTCAGCGTGATCTCGCTCTCCTGCCCAAGGCGCACCTGCACCTGCACTTCACCGGCTCGATGCGCCCGGCCACGCTCGTCGAGCTCGCCGAGGAGCAGGGAAGGCGACTTCCGCCGTCGCTCCGGAGCGCGGCCACGATTCCCGATTCCCTGCGCCTGCCCGCCACCCAGCGCGGCTGGTTCCGGTTCCAGCACCTCTACGACGCGGCCCGGGCGGTGGTCGACTCCGAGGCCGTCATGAGGAGGATCGTGCGCGAGGCCGCGCAGGACGACGCCGCCGAGGGATCCCGGCGGCTCGAACTGCAGGTGGACCCCACCTCGTACGCGAAATTCGTGGGCGGAATCACCCCCGCGCTCGAGATCATCCTCGACGAGGCGCGCTCGGCGAGCGCCGACACCGGCGTCGAGGTGGCGATCATCGTCGCCGCCTCGCGGATCCGCCATCCCCTCGAGGCCCGCACCCTCGCCCGGCTCGCCGCCCGGCACGCCGGCCGGGTCATCGGCTTCGGGCTGAGCAACGACGAACGCCGAGGCGATACGGGCGCGTTCGGGCCGGCGTTCGAGATCGCTCAGCGCGCCGGCCTCGCGCTCGTGCCGCACGGCGGCGAACTCCTCGGCCCGGCCCACGTGCGGGAGGTCGTGGACGCGCTGCACCCCGACCGCATCGGTCACGGGGTGCGCAGCGTCGAGGATCCGGCGCTGCTCGCGCGGCTGGTCGAGGCCGGCGTGAGCCTCGAGCTGTGCCCCGGCTCCAACGTCTCGCTGGGGGTCTACGGGCAGGCCGAGTCGGTGCCGCTGACCCGCCTCATGGCGGCGGGGGCACAGATCGCGCTCGGGGCCGACGACCCGCTCCTGTTCGGGTCCCGACTCGTGGATCAGTACCGGATCGCGCGCGAGGTGCACGGGGTCGACGACACCGGCCTCGCCCGGCTCGCGGCCGGCTCGATCCGGGCGAGTCGGGCCGAGGAGACGACGAAGGCCCGCCTGCTCGCCGGCGTGGACGCGTGGCTGGCGGACCTTCCGGGCGCCGGGCCCGGCCTCAGTCGAGGCTGA
- the rpmG gene encoding 50S ribosomal protein L33, which translates to MASKSADIRPKITLACDVCKSRNYITKKNRRNNPDRLELAKFCARCNAKTNHRETR; encoded by the coding sequence GTGGCCAGCAAGTCAGCGGACATCCGCCCGAAGATCACCCTCGCTTGCGACGTGTGCAAGAGCCGCAACTACATCACCAAGAAGAACCGCCGGAACAACCCCGACCGGCTGGAGCTTGCGAAGTTCTGCGCGCGCTGCAACGCCAAGACCAACCACCGCGAGACCCGCTGA
- a CDS encoding MaoC family dehydratase N-terminal domain-containing protein: MVNADYVGREFHGTPPYVVSAAKISEFADAVAADSPIHRDAAAARARGYADVVAPPTFAVVIAQRAEAEYIEDPGAAIDFSRVVHANETFTPARPLVAGDEISTVTRVVSIATRASITMVTTRVDLTDAAGVAVGSVESTLAVRGEDA, translated from the coding sequence ATGGTCAACGCCGACTACGTAGGGCGGGAGTTCCACGGAACCCCGCCCTACGTCGTGTCCGCGGCCAAGATCTCCGAGTTCGCCGACGCCGTGGCCGCCGACTCGCCGATCCACCGCGACGCGGCCGCCGCCCGGGCGCGCGGCTACGCCGACGTCGTGGCCCCGCCGACCTTCGCCGTCGTCATCGCCCAGCGCGCCGAGGCCGAGTACATCGAGGATCCGGGCGCCGCGATCGACTTCAGCCGGGTCGTGCACGCGAACGAGACCTTCACGCCGGCCCGCCCGCTCGTGGCCGGCGACGAGATCTCCACGGTCACCCGGGTGGTCTCGATCGCCACGCGCGCCTCGATCACGATGGTGACGACGCGGGTCGACCTGACCGACGCCGCCGGGGTGGCGGTCGGCAGCGTCGAGTCCACGCTCGCCGTCCGCGGGGAGGACGCGTGA
- a CDS encoding UDP-N-acetylmuramate dehydrogenase yields the protein MSTRLADLTTLRVGGPVATLVDVESEAEFIDAVRAADAGSSRSAEPVGTAAGAGLLVLGGGSNVLAGDGPFAGTVVRDRRTAIDVESADACGGAVVRVSAGTPWEHVVDAAIAEGWMGIECLTGIPGSTGATPVQNVGAYGQEIAEVVSTVRCWDRAEQRVRTFAAGELGFGYRSSLLKSSLGGRWGVTPRYVVLEVSFQFRLATLSAPIRYAELAAALDEPLGGRTDAARVRSAVRALRAGKGMVLDDGDHDTWSAGSFFTNPIVARGLVPAGAPAFDVRGTDLVKTSAAWLIARAGLERGFGLGGRAALSGKHVLALTNRGGASAAELLDLARAVRARVAGAFGITLVPEPVLVGVSLD from the coding sequence GTGAGTACCCGCCTGGCCGATCTGACCACCCTGCGCGTCGGCGGTCCGGTGGCCACGCTCGTCGACGTCGAGAGCGAGGCCGAGTTCATCGACGCCGTGCGGGCGGCCGACGCCGGATCGAGCAGATCCGCCGAACCCGTGGGCACGGCGGCCGGCGCCGGTCTCCTCGTCCTCGGCGGCGGATCGAACGTCCTCGCCGGCGACGGCCCTTTCGCGGGCACGGTCGTGCGGGATCGCCGCACGGCCATCGACGTCGAATCGGCCGACGCCTGCGGGGGAGCGGTCGTGCGCGTGAGCGCCGGCACGCCGTGGGAGCACGTGGTCGACGCTGCGATCGCCGAGGGCTGGATGGGCATCGAATGCCTCACCGGGATCCCGGGCAGCACCGGCGCGACCCCCGTGCAGAACGTCGGCGCCTACGGCCAGGAGATCGCCGAGGTCGTCTCGACGGTCCGCTGCTGGGACCGCGCCGAGCAGCGGGTGCGCACCTTCGCCGCCGGTGAGCTCGGCTTCGGCTACCGCAGCTCCCTGCTCAAGTCCTCCCTCGGCGGGCGCTGGGGCGTGACCCCGCGCTACGTCGTGCTCGAGGTGAGCTTCCAGTTCCGGCTCGCGACCCTCTCGGCGCCGATCCGCTACGCCGAACTGGCCGCGGCACTCGACGAGCCCCTCGGCGGCCGGACGGATGCCGCCCGGGTGCGCTCCGCCGTCCGTGCGCTGCGCGCGGGCAAGGGCATGGTGCTCGACGACGGCGACCACGACACGTGGAGCGCCGGCTCGTTCTTCACGAATCCGATCGTCGCCCGCGGGCTCGTTCCCGCCGGCGCCCCGGCCTTCGACGTGCGGGGCACGGACCTGGTCAAGACCTCCGCCGCGTGGCTCATCGCGCGGGCCGGGCTCGAGCGGGGCTTCGGCCTCGGCGGGCGCGCCGCCCTGTCCGGCAAGCACGTGCTCGCGCTGACCAACCGCGGTGGCGCCAGCGCCGCCGAACTGCTCGATCTCGCCCGGGCCGTGCGGGCCCGGGTCGCGGGCGCCTTCGGCATCACGCTCGTGCCCGAACCGGTGCTCGTCGGCGTCAGCCTCGACTGA
- the secE gene encoding preprotein translocase subunit SecE, with amino-acid sequence MSMSVNASDGGADGISRAKTPSSKARKPASKPNLFARILTFFKQVVTELKKVVTPSRNEWGTYIIVVLVFVIAVMAYVGVLDFLFGKLMFWAFAR; translated from the coding sequence ATGAGTATGTCCGTGAATGCGTCAGACGGCGGCGCCGACGGCATCTCACGTGCCAAGACGCCCTCGTCCAAGGCACGCAAGCCCGCGTCCAAGCCGAACCTCTTCGCGCGGATCCTCACCTTCTTCAAGCAGGTCGTCACCGAGCTGAAGAAGGTCGTCACCCCGAGTCGGAACGAGTGGGGCACGTACATCATCGTCGTGCTCGTGTTCGTCATCGCGGTCATGGCGTACGTCGGAGTGCTGGACTTCCTGTTCGGCAAGCTCATGTTCTGGGCATTCGCGCGCTGA
- a CDS encoding LacI family DNA-binding transcriptional regulator, which yields MVASVTLTEVARAAGVSLSTASLAFSGAGPIAAATRERVLGAAADLGYTGPNPMAASLRRGRSGVVGIVIDNDLRYSFRDPVSLQTLDGITESLGEAGYGVLLIPREDPAGRPHPLLQNAAIDAAILFYALAPRDRAVRTLRGRGVAMIALNGRPRGATSITVEDERGMRLIAEHLRARGHTRVALATLPYSPGLRRGEVDPADDPVYQVTAHRLAGLRSGGIEPVAIWECRGSLVDEGITAGHALLAHHPTALVGQSDLIAAGMLLAVRERELAVPDDVAVAGFDGVDLPWIGEDRLTTIDQPRRDRGKVIAEAAIELAHGRPARGRVLGVELRPGSTS from the coding sequence ATGGTGGCGTCGGTCACGCTCACGGAGGTGGCACGCGCCGCCGGGGTGTCGCTCTCGACCGCCTCGCTCGCCTTCTCCGGCGCCGGTCCGATCGCCGCCGCGACGCGCGAGCGCGTGCTCGGGGCGGCCGCCGACCTCGGCTACACCGGGCCCAATCCCATGGCGGCCTCGCTGCGGCGAGGGCGCAGCGGGGTCGTGGGGATCGTCATCGACAACGACCTGCGCTACTCCTTCCGCGACCCGGTCTCGCTGCAGACGCTCGACGGCATCACGGAATCCCTGGGCGAGGCGGGCTACGGGGTGCTGCTCATCCCCCGCGAGGACCCGGCGGGCCGTCCCCATCCCCTCCTGCAGAACGCCGCCATCGACGCGGCCATCCTGTTCTACGCGCTCGCCCCCCGGGATCGGGCCGTGCGCACGCTGCGCGGCCGCGGCGTGGCGATGATCGCACTCAACGGGCGCCCCCGCGGGGCCACGAGCATCACGGTCGAGGACGAACGGGGCATGCGCCTCATCGCCGAACACCTGCGCGCCCGCGGGCACACCCGCGTGGCGCTCGCCACGCTGCCGTACTCACCCGGACTTCGACGCGGCGAGGTCGATCCCGCCGACGATCCCGTCTACCAGGTGACCGCGCACCGGCTCGCCGGGCTGCGCAGCGGCGGGATCGAACCGGTGGCGATCTGGGAGTGCCGCGGTTCGCTCGTCGACGAGGGCATCACCGCCGGGCATGCGCTGCTCGCGCACCACCCCACCGCGCTCGTGGGCCAGTCGGATCTCATCGCGGCCGGGATGCTCCTGGCGGTGCGCGAGCGGGAACTCGCGGTCCCCGACGACGTCGCCGTGGCGGGATTCGACGGAGTGGACCTGCCCTGGATCGGGGAGGACCGGCTCACGACGATCGATCAGCCGCGCCGCGACCGCGGCAAGGTCATCGCCGAGGCCGCGATCGAGCTGGCCCACGGGCGACCTGCCCGCGGTCGTGTGCTCGGCGTCGAGCTCCGGCCGGGCTCGACCTCCTGA
- a CDS encoding low molecular weight phosphatase family protein, which translates to MPTPQAPTPQPAVLFVCVKNGGKSQMAAALMEHHAAGSVEVHSAGTLPGATINALSAEVIAEVGADMSGGRPKPIDPALLRRVDRVVILGDEAEVEPVAGMAGAIETWHTDEPSARGIEGIERMRLVRDDIDARVTALLAEFARTEHRRPRGRR; encoded by the coding sequence ATGCCCACGCCGCAGGCCCCCACCCCGCAGCCCGCCGTGCTGTTCGTCTGCGTCAAGAACGGCGGCAAGTCCCAGATGGCCGCCGCGCTGATGGAACACCACGCGGCCGGGAGCGTCGAGGTCCACTCCGCCGGCACGCTCCCCGGGGCGACGATCAACGCCCTGTCCGCCGAGGTGATCGCCGAGGTCGGCGCGGACATGTCCGGCGGGCGCCCCAAGCCCATCGACCCGGCACTCCTGCGTCGCGTGGACCGGGTCGTGATCCTCGGCGACGAGGCCGAGGTCGAGCCGGTGGCGGGCATGGCCGGGGCCATCGAGACCTGGCACACCGACGAGCCCTCCGCCCGAGGCATCGAGGGCATCGAGCGGATGCGCCTCGTGCGCGACGACATCGACGCCCGCGTGACGGCCCTGCTCGCCGAGTTCGCCCGCACGGAGCATCGCCGGCCCCGAGGCCGGCGCTGA
- a CDS encoding ArsO family NAD(P)H-dependent flavin-containing monooxygenase, which yields MIPRPTPKVEPARVVDVLVIGGGQAGLAAGFHLHRRARDAARGRGGPAPSYAILDANARPGGAWQHYWDTLELFSPAAYSSLPGYRMPAWDGPGNPSAGHVVSYLGAYEDRYGLPVHRPVTVHAVEGHPGGGYLTHTDRGTWVSRVVVNATGSWRRPFIPRLPGADTFAGAQVHTTGYRCRAVFAGARVAVIGGGNSGAQIAADLLPAAASVTWVTRRPPRYLPDDVDGRALFALATDHVQSRGHDEHGRIGRVGSLGDIVAVPAVRQARDAGRLEARPMFSGFTATGIRWDDGRSLAIDTVLWCTGFRPDLGHLRPLGLTRDGRNGSVPATTGDPPTRSRDRPGMYFLGYGDWVGAASATLIGVGAPARATVASSVITSLRSSGAASTRMGP from the coding sequence ATGATCCCGCGACCGACGCCGAAGGTGGAGCCGGCCCGTGTCGTCGACGTCCTGGTCATCGGCGGCGGCCAGGCCGGTTTGGCCGCCGGCTTCCACCTGCATCGCCGGGCGCGGGACGCCGCCCGCGGCCGCGGCGGACCGGCCCCCAGCTACGCGATCCTCGACGCCAACGCCCGCCCCGGCGGAGCCTGGCAGCACTACTGGGACACCCTGGAGCTGTTCTCCCCGGCCGCCTACAGCTCCCTGCCCGGATACCGCATGCCCGCCTGGGACGGGCCGGGCAATCCGTCGGCCGGGCACGTGGTGTCGTACCTGGGCGCCTACGAGGACCGGTATGGGCTGCCCGTGCACCGGCCCGTCACCGTCCATGCCGTCGAAGGCCACCCGGGCGGCGGCTACCTCACCCACACCGATCGGGGCACCTGGGTGAGCCGGGTGGTCGTCAACGCCACCGGCTCCTGGCGGCGCCCCTTCATCCCGAGGCTTCCCGGCGCGGACACCTTCGCCGGCGCCCAGGTGCACACGACCGGCTACCGGTGCCGAGCGGTCTTCGCCGGGGCGCGGGTCGCGGTGATCGGCGGGGGCAACTCCGGCGCACAGATCGCCGCCGATCTGCTCCCGGCCGCCGCATCGGTGACCTGGGTGACCCGCCGGCCCCCGCGCTACCTGCCCGACGACGTCGACGGCCGGGCCCTGTTCGCCCTCGCCACCGACCACGTCCAGTCCCGTGGGCACGACGAGCACGGCAGGATCGGCAGGGTCGGCTCCCTCGGCGACATCGTCGCCGTTCCGGCGGTCCGGCAGGCCCGCGACGCCGGGCGGCTGGAGGCGAGACCGATGTTCTCCGGCTTCACCGCCACGGGAATCCGCTGGGACGACGGCCGCTCCCTGGCGATCGACACGGTGCTCTGGTGCACCGGCTTCCGCCCCGATCTGGGCCACCTGCGGCCCCTGGGCCTCACGCGCGATGGGCGCAATGGGTCCGTCCCGGCCACCACCGGCGACCCGCCCACCCGATCCCGAGACCGGCCCGGGATGTACTTCCTCGGCTACGGGGACTGGGTCGGCGCCGCCTCGGCCACTCTCATCGGCGTCGGGGCCCCCGCCCGCGCCACCGTCGCCTCGAGCGTGATCACGAGCCTGCGGTCCTCGGGCGCCGCATCCACCCGGATGGGCCCGTAG
- the nusG gene encoding transcription termination/antitermination protein NusG yields the protein MSEQPSDAETVENADNTVAPADEPDAVATPEVAGTRVAVEEDPLAEFKRELRFLPGDWYVIHSYAGYENRVKANLESRTTSLNMEDYIFQVEVPMEEVVEIKNSVRKLVKKVRIPSYVLVRMDMTDESWGAVRHTPGVTGFVGNTHSPVPLTLNEVMSMLAPALEAKTAPVAAGGGAAATPVHVEFEIGESVTVTDGPFDTLPATVSEISPENQKVTVLVSIFGRETPVELSFNQIAKI from the coding sequence GTGTCTGAGCAGCCTTCCGACGCCGAGACGGTCGAGAACGCCGACAACACGGTGGCTCCGGCCGACGAGCCGGACGCTGTCGCCACGCCCGAGGTCGCAGGCACCCGCGTGGCCGTGGAGGAGGACCCGCTCGCCGAGTTCAAGCGCGAGCTGCGTTTCCTGCCCGGCGACTGGTACGTCATCCACTCCTACGCCGGCTACGAGAACCGGGTCAAGGCGAACCTCGAGTCGCGCACCACCTCCCTGAACATGGAGGACTACATCTTCCAGGTGGAAGTCCCCATGGAGGAGGTCGTCGAGATCAAGAACTCGGTGCGCAAGCTCGTGAAGAAGGTGCGCATCCCCTCCTACGTGCTCGTGCGGATGGACATGACCGACGAGTCCTGGGGGGCCGTGCGCCACACCCCGGGCGTCACCGGCTTCGTGGGCAACACGCACTCTCCGGTGCCGCTCACGCTCAACGAGGTCATGTCGATGCTCGCCCCGGCCCTCGAGGCGAAGACCGCTCCGGTCGCTGCCGGCGGCGGGGCCGCGGCGACGCCGGTGCACGTCGAGTTCGAGATCGGCGAATCCGTCACCGTGACCGACGGCCCGTTCGACACGCTCCCCGCCACGGTCTCCGAGATCTCGCCCGAGAACCAGAAGGTGACCGTGCTGGTCTCGATCTTCGGCCGGGAGACCCCGGTCGAACTGTCGTTCAACCAGATCGCCAAGATCTGA
- a CDS encoding YajQ family cyclic di-GMP-binding protein — protein MAADSSFDIVSKVDRQEVDNALNQTAKEVSQRYDFRGVGASISWEGETVLMVANAPDRVLAILDVFQSKLIRRGVSLKAIDTGENEPVPSGREYRLAGALKEGLSSENAKKITKLIRDEGPKGVKTQITGDEVRVSSKSRDHLQGVQELLKDADIDAALQFVNYR, from the coding sequence ATGGCAGCGGACTCCTCGTTCGACATCGTCAGCAAAGTGGACCGACAGGAGGTCGACAACGCGCTCAACCAGACCGCCAAGGAGGTCTCCCAGCGCTACGACTTCCGCGGGGTGGGGGCGAGCATCTCGTGGGAGGGCGAGACCGTGCTCATGGTTGCGAACGCGCCCGATCGCGTGCTCGCGATCCTCGACGTCTTCCAGTCCAAGCTCATCCGCCGGGGCGTCTCGCTCAAGGCGATCGACACCGGCGAGAACGAGCCGGTGCCGTCGGGCAGGGAGTACCGCCTCGCCGGCGCCCTCAAGGAGGGGCTGAGCAGCGAGAATGCGAAGAAGATCACAAAGCTCATCCGCGACGAGGGCCCCAAGGGCGTCAAGACCCAGATCACCGGCGACGAGGTGCGCGTGAGCTCGAAGTCGCGCGATCACCTGCAGGGGGTCCAGGAGTTGCTCAAGGACGCGGACATCGACGCCGCGCTGCAGTTCGTCAACTACCGCTGA
- a CDS encoding MaoC/PaaZ C-terminal domain-containing protein, with product MRTTLAADAQIGTVLFEVTRVIDRARLVRYAGASGDFNPIHYSDRVATEVGLGGVIAHGMLTMGLAGAALTDWLGDPADLLSYGVRFTRPVPVPDPGEVALTIVARIGAIEADDSADSADSADSGPVPTARIDLAVTLAGKAVLGKAQARVRLT from the coding sequence GTGAGGACGACGCTCGCCGCCGATGCGCAGATCGGTACCGTTCTGTTCGAGGTCACCCGGGTGATCGACCGGGCCCGGCTCGTCCGTTATGCCGGCGCCTCCGGGGACTTCAACCCCATCCACTACAGCGACCGGGTGGCCACCGAGGTGGGCCTGGGCGGCGTCATCGCCCACGGCATGCTCACCATGGGGCTGGCGGGCGCGGCGCTGACCGACTGGCTCGGCGACCCGGCGGACCTGCTGAGCTACGGCGTGCGCTTCACTCGCCCCGTGCCCGTGCCCGATCCGGGCGAGGTCGCCCTGACGATCGTCGCGCGCATCGGCGCGATCGAGGCCGACGATTCGGCGGATTCAGCCGACTCGGCCGACTCAGGACCCGTGCCGACCGCCCGGATCGACCTGGCGGTCACCCTGGCCGGGAAGGCCGTGCTCGGCAAGGCGCAGGCGCGCGTCCGCCTGACCTGA
- a CDS encoding MFS transporter: MPTTPGRFPWARLAPLCLAVMLTVSAETLPAGVMPAMAADLGVPETAIGTLVAVWGLTVILTSIPLVRLLARADRRAVVGIALTGMAVGNLATALAPGYAAAFASRLVGATFHGVFWAMVVVYASSLLRPAHLAAGIAIVTGGSQLAAALAIPAAAAAVEVVSWRWICAAVSIAALGIAAVILRALPPDPADPPAAADVRAARPAPGRRAAGRLATPLLLSAAALLFVFGHFVVYTYITRFLTQVSGVDDARQGLLLGIIGVASIAGLVLSGPVTNRWPSRGPIVLFALFAAAMVLVGTAGPRLGLLAAGLALWGLMFGTIGPTVQALALHATPPAHRAFVSAAMVVAFNLGISSGSWAGGLVLGATSSPALSPFVAAVALTAGAGLAVVVAVRRPRQA, encoded by the coding sequence ATGCCGACCACTCCCGGGCGGTTCCCGTGGGCGCGCCTCGCGCCGCTGTGCCTCGCGGTCATGCTCACAGTGAGCGCAGAGACCCTCCCGGCGGGCGTCATGCCCGCCATGGCCGCCGACCTCGGCGTGCCCGAGACGGCGATCGGCACCCTCGTCGCCGTGTGGGGCCTCACGGTCATCCTCACCTCGATCCCGCTCGTGCGCCTCCTCGCCCGGGCCGACCGCCGGGCCGTCGTGGGCATTGCGCTCACGGGAATGGCCGTGGGGAACCTGGCCACCGCCCTCGCCCCGGGCTACGCCGCGGCGTTCGCCTCGCGTCTCGTGGGGGCGACGTTCCACGGAGTGTTCTGGGCGATGGTCGTCGTGTACGCCAGTTCCCTGCTGCGTCCGGCCCACCTGGCCGCGGGCATCGCGATCGTCACGGGTGGATCCCAGCTGGCGGCCGCCCTCGCCATCCCGGCGGCGGCCGCGGCGGTCGAGGTGGTGAGCTGGCGCTGGATCTGCGCCGCCGTGAGCATCGCGGCACTCGGGATCGCCGCCGTCATCCTGCGGGCCCTCCCGCCCGACCCGGCCGACCCACCCGCGGCCGCGGACGTGCGGGCGGCGCGGCCCGCGCCGGGCCGCCGGGCCGCGGGCCGGCTCGCCACCCCGCTCCTGCTCAGCGCGGCGGCCCTCCTGTTCGTCTTCGGTCACTTCGTGGTCTACACCTACATCACCCGGTTCCTGACCCAGGTCTCCGGCGTCGACGACGCCCGGCAGGGCCTGCTGCTCGGGATCATCGGCGTGGCGAGCATCGCCGGCCTCGTGCTCTCGGGCCCGGTGACGAATCGGTGGCCGAGCCGCGGCCCGATCGTGCTCTTCGCCCTGTTCGCGGCGGCGATGGTGCTCGTGGGCACGGCGGGGCCCCGCCTCGGGCTCCTGGCCGCCGGCCTGGCGCTGTGGGGGCTCATGTTCGGCACGATCGGACCGACCGTGCAGGCCCTCGCGCTGCACGCGACCCCACCGGCGCACCGCGCGTTCGTCTCGGCGGCCATGGTCGTCGCGTTCAACCTCGGCATCTCGAGCGGCTCGTGGGCCGGCGGCCTCGTGCTCGGGGCCACCTCCTCCCCCGCGCTCAGCCCCTTCGTCGCGGCCGTGGCCCTGACGGCGGGCGCCGGGCTGGCGGTCGTGGTCGCGGTCCGCCGCCCCCGGCAGGCGTGA
- a CDS encoding MFS transporter, translated as MASTQSERATARWAAAAVMAVFFANGFAFANWASRIPTVKYTLDLEPHEVGLILLVGSLGSLLAMPLAGRVIERLGSATAAVVSGVVAVAGMGAAVAAVPAGLPLGVAGGLLVAMAGIGALDVSMNFAGTHVERAIGRAIMPWFHGFFSLGTVAGAGMGTLLSRAGVAITVHIWLALAVMLVVVLVGVRGFPRVPRRDPLPAATVATTAPATPATRATPGRGYLRAWLEGRTWLIGLVVLAAALTEGAANDWLALGISEGFDVPEHEGAFGLTVFMTAMTVMRFAGTWLLDRFGRVAVLRTCAGLAIAGLAVFGFAPSLPFALVGAVLWGLGAALGFPVGMSAASDDPLHAAARLSVVSTIGYSAFLVGPTLLGLLATHVGYRHALLAILVPLVIGLLVTGAMAAPEPARDSADTATGATVAE; from the coding sequence TTGGCTTCGACCCAATCCGAGCGCGCCACCGCGCGCTGGGCGGCTGCGGCCGTCATGGCGGTGTTCTTCGCGAACGGGTTCGCGTTCGCGAACTGGGCCTCGCGCATCCCGACGGTCAAGTACACCCTCGACCTGGAGCCGCACGAGGTCGGCCTCATCCTGCTCGTCGGCTCGCTGGGGTCCCTGCTCGCCATGCCCCTCGCCGGCCGCGTGATCGAACGCCTCGGATCGGCCACGGCGGCAGTCGTCTCCGGAGTCGTCGCGGTCGCGGGGATGGGCGCGGCGGTGGCCGCGGTTCCGGCGGGACTCCCGCTCGGGGTCGCCGGCGGACTCCTCGTGGCGATGGCCGGCATCGGCGCGCTCGACGTGAGCATGAACTTCGCGGGCACCCATGTCGAACGCGCCATCGGCCGCGCGATCATGCCCTGGTTCCACGGCTTCTTCTCGCTCGGAACGGTCGCCGGCGCGGGCATGGGCACCCTGCTCTCGCGTGCCGGGGTGGCGATCACCGTGCACATCTGGCTGGCGCTGGCCGTCATGCTCGTCGTCGTGCTCGTCGGCGTCCGCGGCTTCCCGCGCGTCCCTCGCCGCGATCCGCTCCCTGCGGCCACTGTGGCCACTACGGCCCCTGCGACTCCTGCGACCCGTGCGACCCCCGGTCGCGGGTACCTGCGCGCCTGGCTCGAGGGGCGCACCTGGCTCATCGGGCTCGTGGTGCTCGCCGCGGCCCTGACCGAGGGCGCCGCCAACGACTGGCTCGCCCTGGGGATCTCCGAGGGCTTCGACGTGCCGGAGCACGAGGGCGCCTTCGGGCTCACCGTGTTCATGACCGCGATGACCGTCATGCGCTTCGCCGGCACGTGGCTGCTCGACCGCTTCGGGAGGGTGGCCGTCCTGCGCACCTGCGCCGGCCTCGCGATCGCCGGGCTGGCCGTCTTCGGCTTCGCACCGAGCCTGCCGTTCGCGCTCGTGGGCGCCGTACTGTGGGGCCTCGGCGCGGCGCTCGGATTCCCGGTCGGCATGAGCGCGGCCTCGGACGATCCCCTCCACGCCGCGGCCCGGCTCTCGGTGGTCTCCACCATCGGCTACAGCGCCTTCCTCGTCGGACCCACGCTGCTCGGGCTGCTCGCTACGCACGTGGGCTACCGGCACGCCCTCCTCGCGATCCTCGTGCCGCTCGTCATCGGCCTCCTCGTGACCGGGGCGATGGCGGCGCCCGAGCCCGCGCGGGATTCGGCCGACACCGCGACCGGCGCTACTGTGGCCGAGTGA